One part of the Amaranthus tricolor cultivar Red isolate AtriRed21 chromosome 16, ASM2621246v1, whole genome shotgun sequence genome encodes these proteins:
- the LOC130802800 gene encoding uncharacterized protein LOC130802800 isoform X2, giving the protein MTGFNQIVAHHSDVASFNDQELDAYMDRLRDEMRKTEAEIASLSDEIDSLRRLYVEGSCHLEANLESLRNVVEKAELEGLGQAETGDVFNSRQEVKPSHDDYFEVFKLNTKLRRTIGH; this is encoded by the exons ATG ACCGGTTTTAACCAAATTGTTGCTCATCACTCAGATGTTGCATCTTTTAATGATCAAGAACTAG ATGCATACATGGATCGTTTGAGAGATGAGATGAGGAAGACGGAGGCTGAAATTGCTTCCCTATCTGATGAAATTGATAGTCTTAGAAGATTGTATGTTGAAG GTTCTTGTCATTTGGAAGCTAATCTTGAGTCATTGCGAAATGTTGTGGAGAAGGCTGAATTGGAG GGACTAGGACAAGCAGAAACAGGCGATGTTTTTAACTCTAGGCAAGAAGTGAAGCCATCTCATGATGACTACTTTGAG GTCTTTAAGCTGAATACCAAATTGAGAAGAACAATAGGACATTAA